A DNA window from Candidatus Latescibacterota bacterium contains the following coding sequences:
- a CDS encoding tetratricopeptide repeat protein, translating to MKPSLLIPVLLVFAVVGVYGASLGYGFVGFDDPDYVTANPIVQRGLSADGVKWAFTTHAAQNWHPLTWLSLMLDAQLFGATSARGFHLTNLLLHALNCLLLFWLLRALTGATWRSGLAAALLALHPLHVESVAWIAERKDVLSLAFALGATLAWTRWARRGRWRDYALALALLALGLMAKQMLVTLPALWLLLELWPLGRLHDPAARGRTALATLPGFALSAGAIALTLAAQTRRATLLPLDDRLANAVVSLARYLGKLVWPHPLSALYPHPAMNGGVPLASWQAPAAVALLAAISVAVWRFRRVPALPVGWLWFLVAMLPVIGIVQVGEQAMADRYAYLPFIGLYVAIVWGVAALLEHAGGRGREPVLVLVALALIALGATAHARAGAWRDGITLGESARAVEPVHPKMLYNLGIAYAEANRLPEAAGSFAAAITIAPDYAKAYNNLGQTYEAMGKLDAARGAYQVAVAKDPDFALARVNLSRLLARQGDLDGAIEQRRRAVALQPDDPAGHNNLGGLLAQAGRLEEAVAQFRAALALDPANPDARKNLNLALRMLGSPDAKP from the coding sequence ATGAAGCCTTCGCTGCTCATTCCCGTCCTGCTCGTGTTCGCCGTGGTCGGCGTCTACGGCGCCTCGCTGGGCTACGGCTTCGTGGGCTTCGACGACCCCGACTACGTCACCGCGAATCCGATCGTGCAGCGCGGCCTCAGCGCCGACGGCGTGAAGTGGGCCTTCACCACGCACGCCGCCCAGAACTGGCATCCGCTCACCTGGCTCTCGCTCATGCTCGACGCGCAGCTGTTCGGCGCGACGTCCGCCCGCGGCTTCCACCTCACCAATCTGCTGCTCCACGCGCTGAACTGCCTGCTGCTCTTCTGGCTGCTGCGCGCGCTCACGGGCGCGACCTGGCGCAGCGGGCTGGCGGCGGCGCTGCTCGCGCTGCACCCGCTGCACGTGGAGTCCGTGGCGTGGATCGCCGAGCGGAAGGACGTCCTCAGCCTCGCCTTCGCCCTCGGCGCCACGCTGGCCTGGACGCGCTGGGCGCGTCGCGGGCGCTGGCGCGACTACGCGCTGGCCCTGGCGCTGCTGGCGCTGGGCCTCATGGCGAAGCAGATGCTCGTCACCCTGCCCGCGCTCTGGCTCCTGCTCGAGCTGTGGCCGCTGGGGCGGTTGCACGACCCGGCGGCGCGCGGGCGCACGGCGCTCGCCACGCTGCCCGGCTTCGCGCTGAGCGCGGGCGCGATCGCCCTGACCCTGGCCGCGCAGACCCGCCGCGCGACGCTCCTGCCCCTGGACGACCGCCTTGCCAACGCGGTGGTCTCGCTCGCGCGCTACCTGGGCAAGCTCGTCTGGCCGCATCCGCTCTCGGCGCTCTACCCCCACCCGGCGATGAACGGCGGCGTGCCGCTGGCGAGCTGGCAGGCGCCGGCCGCCGTCGCCCTGCTCGCGGCGATCAGCGTGGCCGTGTGGCGCTTCCGCCGCGTGCCCGCCTTGCCCGTCGGCTGGCTCTGGTTCCTGGTGGCGATGCTCCCTGTGATCGGCATCGTCCAGGTGGGCGAGCAGGCCATGGCCGACCGCTACGCCTACCTGCCCTTCATCGGGCTCTACGTCGCGATCGTCTGGGGCGTGGCCGCCCTGCTCGAACACGCGGGAGGACGCGGCCGCGAGCCCGTGCTGGTGCTCGTCGCGCTCGCGCTGATCGCCCTCGGCGCGACGGCCCACGCGCGCGCCGGCGCCTGGCGCGACGGCATCACCCTCGGCGAGAGCGCCCGCGCGGTGGAGCCGGTGCATCCCAAGATGCTCTACAACCTGGGCATCGCCTACGCCGAGGCCAACCGCCTCCCCGAGGCGGCGGGTAGCTTCGCGGCCGCGATCACGATCGCGCCGGACTATGCCAAGGCCTACAACAACCTCGGCCAGACCTACGAGGCCATGGGCAAGCTGGACGCGGCGCGCGGGGCCTACCAGGTCGCCGTGGCGAAGGACCCCGACTTCGCGCTCGCGCGCGTCAACCTGAGTCGCCTGCTCGCAAGGCAGGGCGACCTGGACGGCGCCATCGAGCAGCGCCGCCGCGCCGTCGCGCTCCAGCCGGACGACCCCGCCGGCCACAACAACCTCGGCGGCCTGCTGGCCCAGGCCGGCCGGCTCGAGGAAGCGGTGGCGCAGTTTCGCGCCGCGCTGGCGCTGGACCCCGCCAACCCTGACGCGCGCAAGAACCTGAACCTCGCCCTGCGCATGCTGGGCTCGCCGGACGCGAAGCCCTAG